In Brienomyrus brachyistius isolate T26 chromosome 11, BBRACH_0.4, whole genome shotgun sequence, the DNA window GGAGGCTGCAAGCAGCGGAGCCTCGGCTTCCATAGGGCTCGTCGCTAACATTGCCGTTAACCTGATTGCTTTCATTGCTATACTGGAGTTCATCAATGCTACCCTTAGGTGGCTGGGAAGCATGGTGGGCTATCCTGAGATAACCTTTGAGGTACGGCCTGCGAAATTCCCTGTTCCGAGACACAAAATCAACCTGCAGGAGAAGACTTTACTTCTTATTGAAAGATTATCTGTCCCATTGTTAAAATAGTAACTGCTATGACCGAAAGACTGAGGGCTCAATGCAGTGGTTCTTCAGAGAGTTCAAAGTGTCGAATGACatcttgtgtctctcttcttttGTCATGCAACTCGGTCCTATAACAGAGTGAGTCTCCACACTTTCATTAGCGTGACACTTTGTAACAAGGAATTTGCCCTAGTGGAGAAAAAATGATTTGCCGTCGCCTTCAAAAGTGTCACATGCCTGAATGTTACAGAAAGTGTTTCCTGATCTGGGTTCCTGGGTTGGTTCTGATCCTCATTCACACCGAGCTGTGCTCCTCTGCTGCTCCGCAGATGATCTGCTCCTACGTCTTCATGCCCGTGGCCTTTATGATGGGCATCCCCTATGCTGAGGCCTTTGTTGCTGCTGAACTCATTGGCACCAAGCTGTTTCTCAACGAGTTTGTTGCCTACAAGAAGCTGTCCGAGCTGAAAAACAACAGGCTGAATGACACGGGGTCAGGAGGTCAGCTCCTATCGGTGCGTCCATCTCCCCGGCCTCTCGCCATCAACAGCGCTCTTCGTTTTTGTTGTTTCTCTGTGATTAGGTTCAGTTACTTTTTGTGCCACTGGTCATAGGCATATGACaaaggagatgctgggctttcaGCATGCTCCAGTGACCGCTGTTTGGCTCCGCCCCCCACATTCTCCAGTGACCGCTATTTGGCTCCGCCCCTCACATGCTCCAGTGACTGCTGTTGCTCTGCCCCTCACACATGTGTGTAACCAGCAGCATATTATCGCTCCAGCTCAGGTCGGAGACCATCTGCACATATGCGCTCTGCGGATTTGCCAACTTTAGCTCCCTGGGAATCATGATTGGAGGCTTATGTGAGTGAAAAGTCACCTCGTCTCTCTTCCACGGTGGGGATTAGAGCTAAACCCCCTTCTGTCTGACGGTGCACTTCTCTTCAAAGCCTCCATCTGCCCGTCCAAAAGGAGTGTCATCTCCCAAGCGGTACTGAGGGCCCTGCTGACGGGGACATGCGTGTCCCTGGTGAATGCGTGCCTCGCAGGTCAGGGtgcgccgctgccgccgccgctAGCATGAAGCCGTGAAAAAGGttctgcttcctcccagctaacCCCATGTGTCCTGTAGGCATGTTGTACAATAGTCTTGACTGCATAGACGTGTTCAGGAAGGTGACCTTTAACAGCACCTCTTCTGACGTCGAACAATGCTGCACGGACATTTTGGGCAGGTAAGAATCCTTCGCGGCGGTCAGCATGGTGACCCTGACTTCAAAGTGTATTTCCCAAACGCTCCTGTGATTCCATCACAGTGCCCTAAGCAACGGGACGGCCGTGGACTTCACTGGATCTTGGAGCGGGGTGAAGAATGCAACCTTGTATTTCACCAGCTGCTGCAACCTGTACAACAtcaccaagtgcttctgaggATGCCTTCCTGGGACTTCAGTGTCACTGCAGGGGGCGCCTTCAGTACCAGCCATTCTCCTCACTGTCGGTACCAACCTACATGGGGTCTCCCTGCCAGAGCAGGGGTTTTTTTAATCACCACCATTGCATTTCCTTCATTAAATGCATTTCTGTAGAAGCACACTTGCTGGAACAATGTAATGCGATCATGTGTGACATTGCAAGTATTTTAATTGCAGACTTGTAGACTTTTGCCACTGTGACCTCTGGCTTACTCACTgcgggctttgggtgcggatgctgtaaagggCTTCAGACgatgtaatgtgaaaatgcactatacagaAATACATTTGTTGCTGCTGTCGTTGACTAAATTTTTGGCTGCTGGAGTCTGCCAATCAGGGACACTGAAGATTCACGAATGACACCATCACGTCTTCACTTGGTGTCTTCTGGAGAGATTTTGGCTTAAACAATGACATTAACATATATTATTGTTTTATATAGGCTTTGATTCACAGAACATCTTATCATTGCAGACAGCTATGAAAGTGTCGGAAGTAAGCTTGTATTAACTCAGTATTTACTAATCAGACATTTTAAGTGGGATATGATGTCACTTTTCATAAAAATTGTACTAtacctttgtttttatttaacagTGGCTTGTATGatgtacaattttttttttttaaattaaaagctCTTTCAGAAACCACACATACAGAGAAGTTttttattacatatatataataaatatattttataaaggTATTCATTTTGCCAACATGATGCTCCGATTATAGCGTTTATCTATGTATATCCAGCATTACGTTATGATGTTATttatgaacatttttttttttttacaaagaaGACCCCCAGATTACAGCAGTGGTATGGGTGCAGAAAACGCAGCCCTGCacgcagaaacacacacaaaatagcATCACCCTAGAAAGCACAGAATCTGTGGCTACACAAACCCTTGAAACAGACAACAAACAGCCAGTCATTACAGTAAAACACCACAGGAAGTGACCTCAAACCTGCCCACACTGCAGGAAACACAAATCGATCTCAGTCCTTTTTCTCCATATATTGAGTTTCTGCTGTCTGCTTGGTAAATgacagctttggggggggggggggggtgtaggccGTACACTCTGCGTGCTGCAACCAGTATATTGTGAGACTGGGGACACACAATGCGCTGCCACAATGACACGTCACTTTCATCAGACAGAACAGCCACAAAAAGGCAGGTTTTACCAGCATTTTGTGGCCAGCATCGGCCAGAAGATCCACGGTGACTGGATGGCCGCTCTCGCCGGCACGTGACTGGGACCATCGGCACACGAACTCCAGACTGAACCCAATCTGTGTCCCGTGCAATATTGAAAATGCTGCTGCAGTTAGCAGGACCTCCAGTATAAAGCCCAAAATGGATAAATCGTGGGCTGAGGAATTGTGGGTATTTTTTTGAATTCAAAAACCATCACTTAACCTCATTATTACTGGGGTTAAACCGTCATTTACTGTCAACATAGAAACACCCAATCATGGCACTAATACGGAGACGGCCTTCATCTTCCATCTAGAACACATCTACTCCTCAAACATCTAAGAGGCTTCAGGTCCTGGTCTGTCCATAACCTGTCATCTCCATGGCTGCAGTATCAAAAGTTTTCATTGGTAGTCTACAGTATTGAAATTGTACCGCTAGCCTTTAATTAATTCAATTCAGGACATCCACATCACATGCAAGTGCATTGCACGGCTGCAGGCCTGTGGTTAGCTACTCTTAGGCGCTGAAACACCCTTTCAGCATCACGGAAAGCAGCTGTCCTCAGTCCCTCCAACTGAATCTACCGGAATGACAGGCGTTCAGATGCACTACGGCTTTCTACACAGTTTCCTTGCAAAGAATTCCTGCATGTTCAATTACTGTCAAAAGTTagtcacagaaaaaaaaccaCGATGGTGACTCACTTGAAAAACCTCTAAAAGTAACTTAAGTCTCCTTCCTTTCTGATTGCTACTAATGTCAGACTCACTGTGTTAAGTCTGCATTGGTGTGAAGATACCAGACAATCTCTAGTAAATTCCGTAGTTCACTTCTCAGCTTAGAGCTCATGTTGAACACCAGAAAACCACTGGTGTAGGACAGATGAGGTAAACAAGGCCAAGATGCTAGCGTTGCTCAGTAACAGTCCTGTTTTACCTCATTCTGACAATCTTGGGGGGCTCCACAGTTTTATGCTTTGCTGTTGATTCCCCAGACTCTGTTTTCCTGGCTACCTTGGGGCTAGAGGTAGcttttctggctgcctgtgggcTTGAGGACCCAGGACCCAGTTTCCGTCCCTGCAGGGGGCTCCGGGAGCCCTTGGGCTTGGCTGGTGGCTGCAGGGAGTCAGTGGTTTTCAGTGAGCGTAGACCCAAGAGACCACAGTACTGGTTACACTGGTGCTGAGCAACAAACTGCTGGAACAGCTGTGGCTTTGCAATGTCTGAGAAGCCCTGATACCTGGAAAAGAGAGAGTTTCAGTCGGATTTCTCTGACCAGATGGATGGTTCTCATTTCCAGTTTGCCTGGTCCATATTACGAATTTTACACATAGTCACAACCAGACAGAATTACCAacccttttgtttttgttgctaTTCCAATGTTAGTTATCTTGTGATCCACTCCTGCAATATAAAGAAGTCGAGTTAAGTTCTTGATTGCCACAGAAATGATCTCACATAGCTTTGTTGAGGAGCTGACTCTTCTGAGAAGGCCTCCCTGTGGGGCCTCGGCCTAGGAGCTGGTTACCTTCCAGATGAGTGGCTAACAGGTTGCCATTGGTCCACTGGTGGATCCAGTGCTGGAAAGCACAGCACTTCTGCTCCAGCAGGGACACGTTTCTCATGATCAGCCGGCCTGCACTGTCCATCAGCGAGTACCGGAGAAACACACCCTTCAGGTCAGCCTCCACAGTGCCATAGGGCACAGAGTTAGCAGGCCGGTAAATCAGGTAGAGGGGAATGACTCTGTAAGGGAAGCAAACATCAGAATGAGCCAGAACCAAATCAACTAGATCACAGTCCCCCTGAGCCCTCTCTATGGATTTTtattccgagatcagacaacgAGCTGAAAATAGCCATCAGAGTCATCAGCGTCTCTCAGCTCTACAGCAGGCTCCCTTTTTAACATCAGCTTAGCTTGTGATTGCGTGTGCCGACTCACTCCAGTGCCGGCCCGAAGCCTTCTATCAGCCGCGCTTCAGCAGCGAATATCTTACAGTATTCTCGAGCCATGTTCTGCACCTTGCAGTCCTGGAACAGGAAATATGGGTTTGCATTTCATAACATGGCCACACGCCCCTCATATTTCCATTACAACCAAACACCCTACAGTACTTATGCCACAGGCTAAAACAACTGGAGTGGTAAGAATGGTAAGAGTGGAAGAAGAATGTTTGAAGAAGTGCTCACTCGTGGGTCAAGGTTAGCATTAGCTAGGCAATGCATACCTCCTTGGTAATGTCTAAGTTTCGCTCAGTCAGATTGCTGTCCTCCTTGGTCCCATATGCAATGGGGTTTCGTACTTTAATGATGCAGGTGCTCCCTGAATCAAAGACGGGCTCTAATCCATAGATGACCTTTGCCCTGCAGGCCTTGTGAGTACAGCTCCCTCCTAAGTGGGCCTCCTGTATCACAATACGTCCAAAGAACTTGTCTCCCCAGGAGCCAGAGTCAGCCAGGCCTTTGTTGAAGGTCATCGGTGTCATCTCCACCTCCTCCCCAACTGCTCGTGACACACAGCAGGACAGTTACCGTCTAACAGGATTCATAGTGTGTAGAGGTATGAACAGTGTAGATACCAGACTGATTGACCGGGCCATTGGCTGTGACGCCCAGGAATAGGTGTGCGACATAAACAGTCCCTGGATAACGTGTCTAGTCGCTCAAATAGAGACAATTGCAACTGACTTTGGGTAATTGTTGGGTGCTTAATAATATAGTGGCTGCTTTTTGTTTTGGTCTTGGATAAGATCTGTACATGCATTGATAAAGGTGAGAAGGCTTATTACTCACTTCCCAGATCTTCTCGCAGGAAGAACTCTGACAGCACTGAAAAAATAGATGAGGATAGAGAAGTGTCAGCTACAACCTGACGACTTCGTCACAAGCCAGCATTTTAGTGGAAGTAGTTGAGCATCACATACTGTCGACACTGAGCAGGAAGTCCGTGGAGTCTGCCCCAAACTCATTCTTAATTGAACAGCTGTACACCCCACAGTCCCTGCTGGATGCTTGGACAATGGCTAATGCCACCTGGGTCTCGTCTCCTGACCTGAAGAAAACAAAGGGGTACAAGGAAAGTTCCTTGTTAGAAGCTCCTCCAGACTCTAGGGGGCAGCACTGCACTATAGTCCTGTATGGTTGATCCTTACTTGCTCACTAACTGTTCAGCTAACTGTTTCTCCCAGCTAGCTCCCTGATATTTATATGACTGTAACAATTCTGTTTCTGAAAAAGATATAGCTTAATATAAACAAAATGAGTTTGAGTCATGAAGTAAATTTGTTTTGTTGATATTTTGGTATTTTATGTGGGGCCACTGGCTAATCGTACCGGCACCTTACATACACCAGGTGATGTTGAAATGTTGGTAACCTTTTTTTGACCCCTGAGACAGTGCAGGAATTACCTTCTGGTCACTTCCGCGATCTCAGTTTCGTCTCGATACCACTTGATTGTGGAGTCACTGAGCACGTTGAAAAACTGGCACCAAAGCTTCAAGTGTCCCGCTGTGTCAGAGAAAGGCTCCCCCCTGATCTTACGGATGACCTGAGGAGCTGGTGGGGAAGAGGCAGCCCCCCGTGGGAACAGCGAGCTTGAGACATGCCCTTTCTTAAGTTTCCATTTTCTCTGTGGTCATGTTTAGCGCTTAATTTTAGCAGCTAATCCTGATCGTCTGTGATCACCCCTGGCAAACACAACTACTGTCATGAGAATGTTAATGCGTGCGGCATGAACAAGATGATTAGCACATGCCGTTGAGATCCCAGTGGTGGGTTTTGGAATCTACTGAACTCTTTCCATTCATCAATCAATCCATCTAGGATGGGGTGTcaacccatcacaaggcacacaccattcacttccATGTACAATTTAGCAAGTCTAATTCGCCTTAACATATTTTTCTGCTGTGGGGGATACTGTATTACtcagagaaaaccccacaactacttggggagaacatgcaaacacgcaTGGAAACATGGGTCAAAATATACACCCACCCATTTTCTGCAACCACTTGTCCTAGTCAGGGTTACGACAGAGTCTgaagcctatgggcacaaggcagggaccaacccaggatggggcactaaCCCCTCAttgggcacatgcacacacatctatgggcaatttagtaaccctGATTAACCTTAACATATTTCTGGACATAGGGGAAAACCCGAATATCTGGGGGAAACCTCAGGAGGGAGAGAACAATAAGGCAACAGCTATAATCATTGAGCTACCATGCCATtcaaacacaaatatatatctTGAATATGGTATTTCACCTTTGAAGGGATTcgccttttccttctccatggACTTTGTACCGGTCTCTGAATCGTTAGTCTCTCCTGATTTCTCCAGCTGTGGTGGTACATCGAGTGCAGCCTTCCTGCGATTGACCAGGGGGGATCGTCTCTCTGGTGGGGGGGTCTGTGAGAAAGATGACCTCCGGGTCTGCCCAGGTGAACTGTAGGGTGTTTCCTGTTCCAGGGAGGACCGGCATCTCCTGGGCATCCCGTCCCTCTTCGCTTGGCTGTCCGTCGTCGTGTTGTCCGCCTCCTCTTTGCCTTTGGGTATGAGGATTTTGCGGCGTGCCCCCAAAGCCAGCTCCACTGGGGTAGCTGAGGGGATGAGGCTCAGGCTGCCGGCCCTCCTCAGGTGGGGGCTGCTCTCACCAGCAGTGGTAGCTACTGTGGTGTTCCTACAGCTCTGCTCCTCACCCCGTCCCCCTGCTGGTATGGCACCCTCTGTCTGAATCACGGGAATGGCTGTTGGCCCCTGAGTGTCCAAACAGGAAACCCCCTTTGCAGCAAATCTGCGCTTCATTGTAGGACTCAGCGGAGGCAGCAGCGGGCTTGTGGGTCTCGATGTTTTGTTTGCAGGTTCGTCTTTCTTAAGAGGCCCGGTATAAGGAGAGTCCGCTCTGCCTCCTTTGGGCCGGTCATCACTGTCTGCTTCAGTTACACTAAGGAGTGGGATTTTTCTGAGAGGGGACTCAGGTGGACTCAGAAGCATATCTGGAGAACTTGCTCGTTCAGGTGAGAGCATTTCAGTCAGAACAGCCCTGGAATGGAGTTCCTTTGGTTCTCTTGCATCTGGGTTCTTGTAAGTGGGCTTCAGAAGTGAACTGGTCTTCTCTTTGTTTCCTAAAGATGGAGACATGCTTCTGCCCTCTGTGTCAAGGCTGCTTTTGACTTCCCGGAGAAGGCTGACCAATGACGTAGAGTCCTTTGCTTCCGCTTTGGAATACCGATCATCTCCCGTGCGTGTAATCAAAAGAGGAGTATCCACAGCGGTCACCAGCTTTGGTACCTCCTCTTGCATTGGTGTAGCCACAGAAAACACTTCTATTTCAGGTGCAACTTCTGTCTCTCCAAGCTCACCATGATCGCTAGTGGAGAATGTTTCTCTGATACCCTCACTTGGAGTCTCTGTGGCACTGCTAGAATCTCTCTTTAATTCTTTAATCTTATGTGTCATGTCTTCCACTTCCCTTGGTGTTGGGGAGGTCGCTCCCTCCCTGCGACTTTTCAGAATTACTGCAGGGTGACTTTCACTGTTCAGTGGCTCCAGGGCTTCCCCTGGCTGTACCTGCGGCAGCTCCAAATATGACTGCTTAGTGACAGATGTGTTTTCACATGGTAGCTCACCACCATCATTAACTTGTAACAGTACATGCGGCGTCTTTAAATGCTCTTGGTCTTCTACATCTGGTATGAAAAATTCTATGATGGAAGGTTCCAGACTTGTTTCAGCAGATTCGTGAAGTTCCACTTCAGGTTCTGTCATGCCTGTATCCAGTCTAACGTCGTCCTGTAACTGTAGGTGCGGTGATTCCAGGGACATTAGTTTGTGTGTCTCTGGTGTAGTACTGTAGTTTTCCTCAGATAGAAGGTCTTGTGCTGGCTTGATTTCAGTCTGCTGACTATCTGTGTTTCCTACCTCTTGTTCATCAGCCCTCTCTACTTCAGTGAAGCTTGGTGTTGTGCTCTTCCCACTACTTTCCTCGTCACCCACACTTTCCTGAACTTCACTCGTGTTTTCCAGCGAGCCTTGGCTCACCTTTGGTGAAGTCATCCTTTCCGAAGCCTTTTCCATTACACTGGTGCTTTCCACGTTTGAGCTCTCAGACTGAGAACATTCACGCCGAGCTACATCACCGGTGGCCTGGCTCTGCAACGTCTCAGCATTTTGGGCGTCCGCTTTGGTCCACTCTTCAGGTGACCCGTGTTCATCCAGGGCACGTGAGACGAAGGATGTGTCTTGTTTAGTGGGTTCATCTTGGTCTTCCTACAAACAAAGTACAAAAAAGAGAAGTGTCCATTCACCACTGTGACCAAAAGCCTAATGTGACCCAAATATATGAAACAGCAGCCCGACCCCCTGAGCTCCCGTTTGGTCTGCGCATGATCCATGGTGTTTGGTGGGTGAACATAGGCTGCTGTCTTTGGTGGACCTTTTTAATGGAGGAGAACTATGGTATGAGGTGTCTGACTGAACTTCATGCTGATCATGGCATCTGCAAGTCTCTCTGTACTTCCTCTGCTGTTCCTTCTCACTGCTGTTTTCAATTTTGCGGTGATTTGTTCATGTATatgatgatttttaaaaaatggtatTAAGAATACAGAATGCAAATACATTAAAGATGAAATACAGTAAttagaggaataatatcagataGAGCTTCCTTTTCGCAAGGTTAAGCATCTTATCTATGTCACCCTCCTCTTTGTCATCATTAAGCTCAATTGTGGTGCAATTTGGCTCAAAATTTGAAAATGTCCAGATCTCCACCCATAAAATGGGTCATCTGCTGAGTTTGGAAAAGATCGGACAGACACTTTTGCAGTTATCAGATCAAGTATGTGAGGCTGCTCATCTCTTTGCTGTCGCTATGCGATGCTGCGTCGGTTTTGGTGCAGCCTGTCTCAGAATTTGATCCAGTCCACATCTTCGCCCTCAACATGTCTGCGAAAGTGGGAAACGAACTTTTCAACATGTTTTGAGTTGCCACTTTAATGGGATCCCATGTCTGAAACGACCCATTTTATTTTGCTATCACAATCTGTCACAAAATGTAAtcagttttaataatttttctcCCATTCAATCCCTCTGTGACGCGATGGCGATGCGATCCCAAAGCCATATGTATTCCCCATCTGGGGAATACAATTAATTATTACACCAACACAGTGACAGTAATAATGGGGAATGATGATATTCTGGTGTGAGAATATCAAAAACAGTAGCCCATGATGAACTTTCAAATAGTGTGAATCATGCATGATACAGCAGGGCAGGAGATGAGAGTCTCGGAGTGGCATTATCACCGGCTCTCTTCACACCGACGCTGTGAAGGTGTGCTCAGCTGTGCTCAGCTGTCAGGCCTGAACGTCTGCCAAACGCCAGCTCAGACTTTCCCTGGTCGCGTGCTAAAAGCGCCTCTTGCTATGTACCGTGGGTGAAAACCGCCATCTGGAGGCGGGGATATTCCCTCGCCTGGAGGCCCCATTACCCGGGACGTTTGGCGGCTGCTAAGCTGCAGGAGAAATGCATCTTTGCGGCTGGAGGCCAGATTGGGCCCATGGGGGGCAGTGGGGCTCATACTAGTGTGTAAAAATGACGGCAGCAGACTGTAACTCTCAAACCAACACAccattccccctcccccaggtatAGCTCCCCTctgagatggcaggagagggggGTTTCCCTGTTTTAAATCTTTCTGCTCAGGGGGAAGTCCTTGAAATGTTTACGTGATTGTCTGTTATCAAAGCGGGACACTTAGAACCTCAAaaggggggggcattttcattCAGTCATTCAAGAGCAGCTAAACCAGAATGGATCAAAGTCCTGCCGGGTCTGGCCAGCGATGCCTCTGTTAGATGCTATCATCCTGACAGACCCTGAGATACAAGGACAGACATTAGGTGGGGTCTCCCTGACCCCAAAGAGGAGCCACAGAGACCCCCGAGGCAAATTATACCCAAGTAAGTTAACAACCAGCAAAAATTGTATGAAGGTGGATCTATAAGGACAGGGAACATTTTATACTGTAAACTCCAAACTATGAGGCTGCTAATGAACAGCATAATGAATGAGTCATGAATGAGCATAATAATTGTATGATCTCATTCTTACAAACTTACAAACCTTTAGCAACCATATTCCAGTTTTGAAATAGACGTTTGGGATGTGAGTGACAAATAAACCAGGGCTTGATCTTCACATGCAAGCAGTTAGAAATGAGTAGGAAGTAGTTTGTCTCCCTTTTGAGGTTCTAAGTGCCTGTTTTCGGTAACTGATGATCTCACAGGTTTTACGAGGAAgatccacgcccccccccccccccccatcagtaaAATTTTAAACAGGAGAACCCTGCCTCATCATACTTCCCAGAGGCAGGGCATGTGGTTCAGCGTCTGGATCGGGACCCGGACGGACCATAGCCCTGCCTGTTCCTACCGCAGTCACTCTGATGGAAACCTTATACAGCAAGGCTCAGTGGAGAGCACTACAAAGAATGGGTTTATTTTAAGGGACTGAGAGGGACTGAGAGGGGCGGAAGAATGTGAGCCATGTAAAGTGAAGGGGAGCAgtcaccctaacccccccccccccattcccccggCCCTCCATATACATGGCCAGCCCCAGTCATGCTTGGTTAATGTTGTCCGAGGCACATGGTGCACTAAACCTCGCAGGCAACAAACCCAGACTTCGTTAGGGACTGGGCCGCTGCCTCAGCTTGTCTGCCAAGGGCTTAAGCTGCACGTTTCGCTCCTCGGGGTCCTTTGGGAGCAGAATCTCATCCCACTCACCACTTGCATAGCTCACATTTTACAGGACTGTGTTGCAGAAGCACCCATGAGGTCACAGCATGCAGCGCACATGACTTACAGCACACAGCGCTGTGGGCAGGGCCTTTGCCGTCCTCTCCGGGCTCCTGCACGTTCCCTGCACCACCTGCTCAGCACCCGCCTGCTCTCCGGGTTCTGGTGCCGGAGACTCCCAGCCTCTTATCCCCGTAATTTCCCGCCCATGACTGCCAGGGGTCACACTGTCCTGTTCCAGTGAATCTTCATGGGGTTCTTGAGCCGATTCTTGAGGTCGTCTGTTTCCACCCCTGACGTCTTCAGAGAGTAGCTCTTCATTAATCTCCATTGTGACTGCTTCCTCTGCTTTGTCATCCACTCCTTGCTGGGATGGGACAACTCCTTCTGTTTTCTCACCCCTTATCTCATCAAGGTCGTCCGCTTTTCCAGCGGACCCTCCTTGCTCTCCCTCCTTCTTGTTCATGCTTCCGAAGAAAATGTCTCTCAGGGAGAAGAACATGGACGTTAGGGGTGACTGTGAGTTTGAGCCCGGGGTTTGCCGAGCCTCCGGGGCCCAGGGCTCCACCTCGGTACTGGTCCCCGTGTGCTTGGCCTCTGCCTCTGGCCACTTGCTGGCACATGCGTCGGTCCCCCTGTCCTCCGCCTCGCTTTCCAGGGCCTGAGAACGCAGGGATTCCGCCATGTACTGTGCCAGGCTCATTCTTCCCTCGCTCCCTTCCTCCGTGCTGCTGGCCTTGCTCTCGGACACGCGGAGCCCTTTCCCACTGTCCATGCCATTGCAGACATTAGTCTTCTTCTTGGCTGGCAATTCCTTCCTCAGCTGCTTGGTGGAGCTGTTCTCTATGCTCTCATAGGTGTGTGTCGGAGCCTgtttgctcttgtctttcaCAGCATCCGCTTGCACAGGTGTGCAGTCAGCTTCgttagtctcagcagggaagccattGGCTATCTCCGCCGGGGCCTCTGGCCCCGTGGCTTCTTGGGGTTCATGGTCCAGCCTGTTCTCAAACTGCCTGCCCAGTGACGGCGCTTTCAGCTTGTCCTCCCTGACCAGAGATTGCCGCGTCGCCTGCGAGGCCTCCGGCTCGGCGGCATGCTGTCGCTCTCCCCCGCCACGAGCATCCTCCTTGCCACGCTGCCGTCCATCTTCTAGCTCCTTCCGTTTGCTCTCGGCTTTCTGCTTCAGTTTGGCAAAGAACCTCTGGTGTATCTGGTACTCGTTCATGGTGCCCACCTCCagcaccccagagcaggacacgATGCCCTTGGCATTCCGGGCCGAGGCCTGGTAGATGGCGGCGTCTTCCTCTGTGCAGCTGCAAAGGCCAAAACCATCAAATCATATCTCCCGTCTGCTGAGAACGCAGGAGGAGTGAAAGGTCATTAAAAGTCAGGCGGTCTTTCCTCAGATTTGACATTTCAAACAGAAGCAGAGATCAAAAATGGGGTCATGAAACACTTCAGAAAGGGGGGTTTTTCCCACAGCAGGATCTCCCCACATCCCCGTCTGTCCCTCACTTGTAAATATGGAGCGAGTGGGTCTTCCCGTTGCGGAATATCTCATATTTTGGAAGGCCGCAGTACCGGTCCATCTCCATGTCGTCTTTATACCAGGTGAGCTCAGGCGGCGGGTGACCTGCAGGGGGAGACCTCACGCATAAACGTGCACG includes these proteins:
- the LOC125751971 gene encoding alpha-protein kinase 3-like isoform X2; its protein translation is MGSRRPLSRSYSGNGRSGSLNGEETLIQGSRGDGRGYQPSVRAESRSTLCSVMAQLTEETQPSFETTLKSKAVSETCNVKFTCAVTGHPPPELTWYKDDMEMDRYCGLPKYEIFRNGKTHSLHIYNCTEEDAAIYQASARNAKGIVSCSGVLEVGTMNEYQIHQRFFAKLKQKAESKRKELEDGRQRGKEDARGGGERQHAAEPEASQATRQSLVREDKLKAPSLGRQFENRLDHEPQEATGPEAPAEIANGFPAETNEADCTPVQADAVKDKSKQAPTHTYESIENSSTKQLRKELPAKKKTNVCNGMDSGKGLRVSESKASSTEEGSEGRMSLAQYMAESLRSQALESEAEDRGTDACASKWPEAEAKHTGTSTEVEPWAPEARQTPGSNSQSPLTSMFFSLRDIFFGSMNKKEGEQGGSAGKADDLDEIRGEKTEGVVPSQQGVDDKAEEAVTMEINEELLSEDVRGGNRRPQESAQEPHEDSLEQDSVTPGSHGREITGIRGWESPAPEPGEQAGAEQVVQGTCRSPERTAKALPTALCAEDQDEPTKQDTSFVSRALDEHGSPEEWTKADAQNAETLQSQATGDVARRECSQSESSNVESTSVMEKASERMTSPKVSQGSLENTSEVQESVGDEESSGKSTTPSFTEVERADEQEVGNTDSQQTEIKPAQDLLSEENYSTTPETHKLMSLESPHLQLQDDVRLDTGMTEPEVELHESAETSLEPSIIEFFIPDVEDQEHLKTPHVLLQVNDGGELPCENTSVTKQSYLELPQVQPGEALEPLNSESHPAVILKSRREGATSPTPREVEDMTHKIKELKRDSSSATETPSEGIRETFSTSDHGELGETEVAPEIEVFSVATPMQEEVPKLVTAVDTPLLITRTGDDRYSKAEAKDSTSLVSLLREVKSSLDTEGRSMSPSLGNKEKTSSLLKPTYKNPDAREPKELHSRAVLTEMLSPERASSPDMLLSPPESPLRKIPLLSVTEADSDDRPKGGRADSPYTGPLKKDEPANKTSRPTSPLLPPLSPTMKRRFAAKGVSCLDTQGPTAIPVIQTEGAIPAGGRGEEQSCRNTTVATTAGESSPHLRRAGSLSLIPSATPVELALGARRKILIPKGKEEADNTTTDSQAKRDGMPRRCRSSLEQETPYSSPGQTRRSSFSQTPPPERRSPLVNRRKAALDVPPQLEKSGETNDSETGTKSMEKEKANPFKAPQVIRKIRGEPFSDTAGHLKLWCQFFNVLSDSTIKWYRDETEIAEVTRRSGDETQVALAIVQASSRDCGVYSCSIKNEFGADSTDFLLSVDMLSEFFLREDLGIGEEVEMTPMTFNKGLADSGSWGDKFFGRIVIQEAHLGGSCTHKACRAKVIYGLEPVFDSGSTCIIKVRNPIAYGTKEDSNLTERNLDITKEDCKVQNMAREYCKIFAAEARLIEGFGPALEVIPLYLIYRPANSVPYGTVEADLKGVFLRYSLMDSAGRLIMRNVSLLEQKCCAFQHWIHQWTNGNLLATHLEGVDHKITNIGIATKTKGYQGFSDIAKPQLFQQFVAQHQCNQYCGLLGLRSLKTTDSLQPPAKPKGSRSPLQGRKLGPGSSSPQAARKATSSPKVARKTESGESTAKHKTVEPPKIVRMR